The following proteins are co-located in the Salvelinus namaycush isolate Seneca chromosome 31, SaNama_1.0, whole genome shotgun sequence genome:
- the LOC120025905 gene encoding UDP-glucuronosyltransferase 2B31-like, whose amino-acid sequence MAYHLWSIFSCLLVTCFMVSLPACHSGRVLVFPLEGSHWLHMDILIKALHAQGHSVTVVRTNKSWYIKEESSYYSSITVHVTDGVDEGFVKPILNKVLDIERGKSSALNFFSLQVEAFSFMSKVPKMMAEMVTNMIEDKELMKDIKETQYDLVLTDPAWGAGVLMAHYLQLPLVYNVRWVTFGEGHQVIAPSPMSYIPMTGSGLTDKMTFTERVKNMLIKLLGQVQDRFLVRPYYQAVCEKYFQLGVDFNELIQGADLWLMRVDFVFEFPRPTMPNVIYMGGFQCKPAKPLPQDLEDFIQSSGEHGVIIMSLGTFVKELPSDMTDEIATAFAQLPQKIIWRHIGDRPATLGNNTLLVDWMPQNDLLGHPKMRLFVAHGGTNGVQEAIYHGVPVVGLPLFFDQYDNLLRLQARGGAKIVTIATLNNDFLKALQEVLQEPSYRENMQRLSKLHRDQPMNPLDLAMFWIEYVMRHKGTAHLRTESYRMPWYSYHSLDVMTFLLASVLLILLTTVAFIRCLCFRMCCRRKMKHE is encoded by the coding sequence ATGGCGTACCATCTTTGGAGCATATTCTCATGTCTTCTTGTGACATGCTTCATGGTGTCTTTGCCAGCTTGCCACAGTGGGAGGGTGCTGGTCTTTCCTCTGGAAGGAAGCCATTGGCTTCACATGGACATTCTGATCAAGGCCCTTCACGCTCAAGGACACTCCGTGACCGTGGTACGAACAAACAAAAGCTGGTACATTAAAGAAGAGTCTTCATATTACAGCTCTATTACAGTACACGTCACTGATGGAGTAGACGAGGGCTTTGTGAAGCCAATTCTCAACAAAGTCCTCGATATAGAAAGAGGTAAAAGTTCAGCTTTAAATTTCTTCAGTTTGCAGGTGGAGGCCTTTTCATTCATGTCTAAAGTTCCTAAGATGATGGCTGAAATGGTGACCAATATGATTGAAGACAAGGAGTTAATGAAGGACATAAAGGAAACCCAGTATGACCTCGTCTTGACTGACCCGGCCTGGGGAGCAGGTGTTCTGATGGCCCACTATCTTCAGCTACCTCTGGTCTACAATGTCCGCTGGGTCACCTTTGGAGAGGGACATCAGGTCATCGCACCATCCCCCATGTCTTATATTCCAATGACTGGATCTGGGCTGACGGACAAAATGACCTTCACAGAGAGAGTGAAGAATATGCTTATTAAATTGCTTGGACAAGTTCAGGACAGGTTCTTAGTGCGACCCTATTACCAAGCAGTTTGTGAGAAGTATTTCCAACTGGGTGTGGATTTTAATGAGTTAATACAGGGGGCTGACTTATGGCTCATGAGAGTCGACTTTGTGTTTGAGTTCCCTCGTCCCACCATGCCTAACGTTATCTACATGGGAGGGTTTCAGTGCAAACCGGCCAAGCCCCTTCCCCAAGACCTGGAGGACTTTATTCAGAGTTCAGGAGAACACGGTGTCATTATCATGTCTTTGGGGACTTTTGTCAAGGAACTCCCGAGTGACATGACAGACGAGATAGCGACTGCTTTTGCCCAATTGCCTCAGAAGATCATCTGGAGGCACATTGGGGACAGGCCAGCGACTCTGGGCAACAACACCTTACTAGTTGACTGGATGCCGCAGAATGACCTACTAGGACATCCTAAGATGAGGCTGTTTGTAGCTCATGGAGGAACCAATGGAGTTCAAGAGGCCATCTACCACGGAGTCCCCGTTGTTGGCCTACCTTTGTTTTTCGACCAATATGACAACCTCCTCCGTCTGCAAGCAAGAGGAGGAGCAAAGATTGTGACCATAGCCACGTTAAACAACGACTTCCTCAAGGCCTTACAGGAAGTTCTTCAGGAGCCATCCTACAGGGAGAACATGCAGAGGCTCTCCAAGCTGCacagggatcagccaatgaaccCCCTGGACCTCGCCATGTTCTGGATCGAGTATGTCATGAGACACAAAGGTACTGCTCACCTGCGTACAGAGTCCTACAGAATGCCCTGGTACTCCTACCACTCTCTGGATGTCATGACGTTCCTTCTAGCTTCTGTGCTACTGATTCTGCTGACTACTGTTGCTTTCATCAGGTGTTTATGCTTCAGAATGTGTTGTAGACGGAAAATGAAACACGAGTAA